Proteins encoded in a region of the bacterium genome:
- a CDS encoding glycoside hydrolase family 95-like protein, whose product MQMDAGMGAVTAILELLVQCRQDGIYVLPGLPKHWHSLTFDGIRTEGAFLLGGTVREGELCEIRVTSLAGGPIELVHGFHKAWKLNGKAGKGPRVSRNTRPGETLKLSRD is encoded by the coding sequence ATGCAGATGGATGCCGGCATGGGTGCGGTCACCGCCATCCTCGAATTACTGGTCCAATGCCGGCAGGATGGGATCTATGTTCTGCCCGGGCTCCCCAAACACTGGCACTCCCTGACCTTTGACGGGATCCGGACCGAGGGGGCCTTTCTCCTCGGGGGTACGGTGCGTGAAGGCGAACTTTGCGAAATCCGGGTCACCAGCCTTGCCGGCGGCCCGATCGAACTGGTTCACGGCTTCCATAAAGCCTGGAAGCTGAACGGAAAAGCCGGCAAAGGACCACGCGTGTCCCGCAACACCCGCCCCGGCGAAACGCTGAAACTTTCCCGGGATTAA
- the fucU gene encoding L-fucose mutarotase, with amino-acid sequence MLKGLSPLLSPDLLAVLCRMGHGDELVLADAHFPGDTFGQRVIRADGLKIADLLDAILPVFELDCYVDSPLMMMAAVPGDKLDPKVEKMYRKAVDRHAPRTPAITRIDRFAFYDRAKVAFAVVMTGETAKYGNIIMKKGVTPV; translated from the coding sequence ATGCTTAAAGGTTTGTCACCGTTGTTGAGTCCTGACCTTCTGGCTGTGCTTTGCCGGATGGGGCATGGCGATGAATTGGTTCTGGCGGATGCCCATTTTCCGGGCGACACGTTTGGCCAGCGTGTGATCCGGGCGGATGGCCTGAAAATCGCCGATCTGCTGGACGCCATCCTGCCGGTGTTTGAACTGGACTGTTATGTCGATTCGCCCCTGATGATGATGGCGGCCGTGCCGGGTGATAAACTCGATCCCAAGGTGGAGAAAATGTACCGCAAGGCCGTCGATCGACATGCCCCCCGGACACCCGCCATCACCCGCATCGATCGGTTCGCCTTTTATGACCGTGCCAAGGTGGCCTTTGCGGTGGTGATGACCGGCGAAACAGCCAAGTATGGCAATATCATCATGAAAAAGGGTGTGACCCCGGTCTGA
- a CDS encoding LacI family DNA-binding transcriptional regulator: MAPSITDVARLAKVSVGTVSRVMNGETSVNADLRRRVLLESRRIGFVPKIAHTRLALMSSWSNSVMPVGYTSIMTSLITRFVMQRKLGVEIVDMDNLDTLYDSGIKAAIGIVFDDRIAALHEIPNLPVLTINHPMVNMGIHSLYTDHFEQGMSATKHLLEKGHRRIAFMADLSTEWGGCERRRGYEQAMKEAGLTVDPSWVRFSEEAPIYDILRRWVRDEATAILNFGERVGPEAIHVLQSVFNLQIGRDISTITLEELPFYQYLSPPQTVIRQPLEELARLAVDSAMELAGACGQGKASRKVLDIRLHGELVERDSVADLRGGKPQKRTTA; this comes from the coding sequence ATGGCTCCTTCTATCACAGATGTTGCAAGACTAGCGAAAGTATCGGTGGGCACCGTATCGCGTGTCATGAATGGCGAGACCAGTGTGAATGCCGATTTGCGGCGGCGGGTATTGCTTGAGTCCCGGCGGATCGGGTTTGTTCCAAAAATCGCGCATACGCGTTTGGCGTTGATGAGTTCCTGGTCCAACTCCGTGATGCCCGTCGGCTACACAAGCATCATGACCAGCCTGATCACGCGGTTTGTGATGCAACGGAAGCTCGGGGTTGAGATTGTGGACATGGACAATCTGGATACCCTGTATGATTCCGGGATCAAGGCGGCCATTGGCATCGTATTCGATGACCGCATTGCGGCGCTCCATGAAATTCCCAATCTTCCTGTCCTGACCATTAATCACCCGATGGTGAACATGGGGATTCATAGCCTTTACACCGACCACTTTGAACAGGGGATGAGTGCGACAAAACACCTCCTTGAAAAGGGGCATCGGCGCATTGCGTTTATGGCGGATCTGTCGACGGAGTGGGGGGGCTGTGAGCGACGGCGTGGCTATGAGCAGGCGATGAAGGAGGCGGGACTCACGGTGGACCCATCCTGGGTGCGCTTCAGTGAGGAGGCGCCGATCTATGACATTTTACGGCGCTGGGTCCGTGATGAGGCGACGGCCATCTTGAATTTTGGAGAGCGGGTTGGGCCCGAAGCGATCCACGTGCTTCAAAGTGTCTTCAATTTGCAGATTGGCCGGGACATCTCCACTATTACCTTGGAAGAGTTGCCTTTCTATCAGTATCTGTCTCCGCCCCAGACGGTGATCCGGCAGCCGCTGGAAGAGCTGGCTCGACTGGCTGTGGATAGCGCCATGGAACTAGCGGGCGCCTGCGGGCAGGGTAAAGCCTCCAGGAAAGTCCTCGATATCCGGCTACATGGCGAACTGGTGGAACGGGATTCCGTGGCCGACCTGCGCGGGGGCAAACCCCAGAAGCGGACGACCGCCTGA
- a CDS encoding MFS transporter, translated as MEIETKKEDPRLRVGSLRYTMAGLMWVFVWLLWGDFCFTVMEYVNNSIVPLRLRELQAPDWVLPIILTTVPSIINFTLNPVISTISDRHRGPLGRRIPFLLYSAPFLSATLVMMAFSPEISVWLHAKVGPMGGWGIVGMSIFTVGLLMASFKVFDMFVNTTFWYLFNDVVPQAFMARFMGMFRVVASLAAMLYNYFFYEHALTHMRWIYLGAATIYLVGFTMMCLFVKEGTYPPPPVRPPHARGPFFRMMGEMKIYIRECLSHRIYVYYFAMGMFMTVANAIGVFTLYLNLSLGITLKQLAVLNTGIQFVQLVVSYPSGALADRFHPIRVWMWMMVCLLFIVPLNFVWLFGQYTPTQAFHIMIALTAIDLPVTMLLGAVGMPLMMRMLPREKFGQFCSFNALSGAVMNIVASLSVAWFMTGMRTLLPDAVYGKDFCYRMIPAWRLPFLGMAMIFLWLLYREWKRQGGVTHYSPPGYPPNDVSEPATASPSH; from the coding sequence GTGGAAATTGAAACGAAGAAAGAGGATCCCCGCCTGCGGGTCGGCTCGCTGCGATACACGATGGCCGGGCTGATGTGGGTGTTCGTCTGGCTGCTGTGGGGCGATTTCTGTTTCACGGTGATGGAGTATGTCAACAACAGCATCGTGCCCCTGCGACTCAGGGAGTTGCAGGCGCCTGACTGGGTGTTGCCGATTATCCTGACCACGGTTCCCAGCATCATCAATTTCACCCTGAATCCGGTGATTTCCACGATCAGTGACCGGCATCGGGGCCCGCTGGGGCGGCGGATTCCCTTTTTGTTGTACTCGGCGCCCTTCCTTTCCGCCACGCTGGTCATGATGGCGTTCTCCCCTGAAATTTCGGTCTGGCTCCACGCCAAAGTCGGGCCGATGGGCGGGTGGGGGATTGTGGGGATGTCGATCTTTACCGTGGGCCTCCTGATGGCGAGCTTCAAGGTGTTTGACATGTTCGTCAACACCACCTTCTGGTACCTGTTCAACGATGTGGTGCCCCAGGCCTTTATGGCCCGCTTCATGGGAATGTTCCGGGTCGTCGCCAGCCTGGCGGCCATGTTGTACAACTACTTCTTCTATGAACATGCCCTGACGCATATGCGCTGGATCTATCTGGGTGCGGCCACCATCTATCTCGTGGGCTTCACGATGATGTGCCTGTTCGTCAAGGAGGGAACGTATCCCCCGCCTCCCGTACGGCCACCCCATGCCCGTGGCCCCTTTTTCCGGATGATGGGGGAGATGAAGATATATATCCGTGAATGTCTTTCCCACCGTATTTACGTCTACTATTTTGCAATGGGCATGTTCATGACCGTGGCGAATGCCATTGGCGTCTTCACGCTTTATCTGAATTTGTCGCTGGGCATCACCCTCAAGCAATTGGCGGTTTTAAATACCGGTATCCAGTTCGTCCAACTGGTGGTGAGTTATCCATCGGGCGCCCTGGCCGACCGGTTCCATCCCATCCGGGTATGGATGTGGATGATGGTCTGTCTGTTGTTTATCGTGCCGCTTAATTTTGTATGGTTGTTTGGCCAATATACACCGACGCAGGCCTTCCACATCATGATCGCACTGACCGCGATCGATCTCCCCGTCACCATGCTTCTCGGCGCAGTGGGAATGCCCCTGATGATGCGCATGTTGCCCCGGGAGAAATTCGGGCAATTCTGTTCATTCAATGCCCTGAGCGGGGCCGTCATGAATATCGTGGCCTCGTTGTCGGTCGCCTGGTTCATGACGGGCATGCGAACCCTTTTGCCGGATGCGGTCTATGGTAAGGATTTCTGCTATCGCATGATCCCTGCCTGGCGCCTACCGTTTTTGGGCATGGCTATGATTTTCCTCTGGTTGCTTTACCGGGAATGGAAGCGGCAGGGCGGGGTGACGCACTATTCGCCCCCGGGTTACCCGCCCAATGATGT